The Coregonus clupeaformis isolate EN_2021a chromosome 13, ASM2061545v1, whole genome shotgun sequence genome includes a region encoding these proteins:
- the LOC121579919 gene encoding apoptosis-inducing factor 1, mitochondrial isoform X2, which produces MWTCKAMWKKLAPLARASSTVYRQNARRAVLNNERGLPLVPQAHMSSGTPGSGGDNNLYYLLVGATCVGGGFYAYRTIKGDKDRYQERIDEIASRPNKVVPEQPMTYLTSEAPGEQAAETPQAAESEAPLSAVEESSPPPEEPTPCETTELSPETSPEVAAVEPEEPPATPEAEIAPEPVVEPAPEESVGTPAAEPVVESEAAPLAESVPEEAVERPSAPALSEPSVEPSPIEVTEEPLAPIVESEPAPVAESPPAETAEPQTTTETESAPAAEPATIAAAEVPAPTPVGFPSHAPYLLIGGGTASFAAARSIRARDPGARVLIITDEPDLPYMRPPLSKELWFSDDSSVVDTLRFKQWNGKERSIYFQPPSFYISPQDLEKVENGGVAVLTGKKVVHMDVRGNKVTLSDNTEISYDKCLIATGGVPRNLQVIERAGEEVTKRTTLFRKVEDFKALDKVSRYTKSITIIGGGFLGSELACALGRRSADSDLEVIQMFPEKGNMGKVLPEYLSNWTTAKVKSEGVKVITEALVKDVSYKDGKVEIKLKDGRVVKTDHIVAAVGLDPSVELAKSAGLEVDSDFGGYRVNAELQARSNIWVAGDAACFYDIRLGRRRVEHHDHAVVSGRLAGENMTGANKPYWHQSMFWSDLGPDVGYEAIGIVDSSLPTVGVFAKATAKDTPKAATEKSGTGIRSESETEGTASSPVASSSPAPPPVLQQKDDYGKGVIFYLRDKVVVGIILWNVFNRMPVARKIIKDGEEHADLNEVAKLFNIHED; this is translated from the exons ATGTGGACGTGTAAAGCCATGTGGAAGAAGCTAGCCCCACTCGCCAGAGCCTCTTCAACTGTGTACCGGCAAAATGCAAGGAGAGCAG TGTTGAACAATGAAAGAGGACTGCCACTGGTTCCACAGGCCCACATGTCCTCAGGAACTCCAGGGAGTGGAGGGGACAACAACTTATACTACCTCCTGGTGGGAGCAACCTGTGTAGGGGGAGGATTTTAT GCTTACCGTACCATCAAAGGAGACAAAGATCGATATCAGGAACGAATTGATGAAATTGCTTCCAGACCAAATAAGGTAGTCCCAGAACAACCAATGACATACCTGACCTCAGAGGCCCCAG GCGAACAAGCTgctgaaactccacaag CAGCTGAGAGTGAAGCCCCGCTTTCAGCTGTGGAGGAGAGCTCCCCACCCCCAGAGGAACCTACCCCCTGTGAAACAACGGAACTATCTCCAG AAACGTCCCCTGAAGTTGCTGCAGTGGAACCAGAGGAGCCTCCTGCCACGCCAGAGGCTGAGATTG CACCTGAACCGGTGGTAGAACCAGCCCCTGAAGAATCAGTAGGGACGCCTGCTGCTGAACCAGTAGTTGAAAGTG AAGCAGCACCTTTAGCTGAATCCGTCCCAGAAGAAGCAGTGGAGCGGCCAAGTGCTCCAGCTCTGAGTG AACCTTCAGTGGAACCGTCCCCCATAGAGGTTACAGAAGAGCCTCTTGCTCCCATTGTGGAGAGTG AACCAGCACCAGTAGCAGAAAGCCCTCCTGCAGAAACAGCAGAGCCGCAAACTACGACTGAGACAGAGAGTG CTCCAGCTGCGGAACCTGCAACCATTGCAGCCGCCGAGGTCCCTGCACCCACCCCTGTAGGGTTTCCCTCACATGCCCCCTACCTCTTGATTGGCGGAGGCACGGCCTCCTTCGCTGCAGCACGCTCCATCAGGGCCAGGGACCCAGGAGCCAGG GTATTGATTATCACTGATGAACCAGACCTTCCATACATGAGGCCTCCTCTCTCCAAGGAGCTGTGGTTCTCTGATGATTCCAGTGTGGTTGACACCCTGCGCTTCAAACAGTGGAACGGCAAggagaggag CATCTACTTCCAGCCTCCCTCATTCTACATCAGTCCTCAGGATTTGGAGAAAGTGGAGAATGGAGGAGTGGCTGTGCTCACTGGGAAAAAG GTGGTGCACATGGACGTGAGGGGAAACAAAGTGACACTGAGTGACAACACTGAGATCTCCTATGATAAGTGCCTGATTGCCACAG GTGGAGTCCCAAGGAATCTGCAAGTGATTGAGAGAGCCGGAGAAGAGGTGACAAAGAGGACTACACTGTTTAGAAAG GTTGAAGATTTCAAAGCGTTGGATAAGGTCTCCAGGTACACCAAATCCATCACCATCATTGGAGGAGGGTTCTTGGGGAGTGAGCTGGCCTGTGCCCTTGGCAGGAGAT CTGCTGATTCTGATCTGGAGGTAATCCAGATGTTCCCTGAGAAGGGCAACATGGGGAAGGTGCTGCCTGAGTATCTGAGTAACTGGACAACAGCCAAAGTCAAGAGTG AGGGAGTGAAGGTCATCACAGAAGCGTTGGTAAAAGATGTAAGCTACAAAGATGGCAAAGTGGAGATCAAACTGAAGGATGGTCGTGTGGTGAAGACGGACCATATTGTTGCAGCTGTTGGGCTGGATCCCAGTGTAGAGCTGGCCAAGTCAGCAGGTCTGGAGGTAGACTCTGACTTTGGGGGCTATCGGGTCAACGCAGAACTGCAGGCTAGGTCCAATATATGGGTG GCAGGTGATGCAGCGTGCTTCTATGACATCAGACTGGGCCGCAGGCGAGTGGAGCACCATGACCATGCAGTTGTGAGCGGCAGGCTAGCCGGAGAGAACATGACGGGAGCCAACAAGCCCTACTGGCATCAGTCCATGTTCTG GAGTGACCTGGGGCCTGATGTAGGCTATGAGGCCATTGGGATAGTAGACAGTAGCCTTCCAACTGTTGGAGTGTTTGCCAAAGCCACTGCTAAGGACACCCCCAAAGCTGCCACAGAGAAGTCCG GAACTGGAATCCGTTCGGAGAGTGAGACTGAGGGGACGGCCAGTAGCCCTGTAGCCTCCTCTTCCCCTGCACCCCCTCCAGTACTCCAGCAGAAGGACGACTATGGGAAAGGAGTGATCTTCTATCTGCGAGACAAAGTGGTGGTGGGCATTATCCTGTGGAACGTGTTCAACAGAATGCCCGTCGCAAGGAAG ATCATCAAAGATGGAGAGGAACACGCAGATCTGAATGAAGTGGCTAAGCTCTTCAACATTCACGAGGACTGA
- the LOC121579919 gene encoding apoptosis-inducing factor 1, mitochondrial isoform X1 — MWTCKAMWKKLAPLARASSTVYRQNARRAVLNNERGLPLVPQAHMSSGTPGSGGDNNLYYLLVGATCVGGGFYAYRTIKGDKDRYQERIDEIASRPNKVVPEQPMTYLTSEAPGEQAAETPQETFEEVFEQGSGSEPIAAESEAPLSAVEESSPPPEEPTPCETTELSPETSPEVAAVEPEEPPATPEAEIAPEPVVEPAPEESVGTPAAEPVVESEAAPLAESVPEEAVERPSAPALSEPSVEPSPIEVTEEPLAPIVESEPAPVAESPPAETAEPQTTTETESAPAAEPATIAAAEVPAPTPVGFPSHAPYLLIGGGTASFAAARSIRARDPGARVLIITDEPDLPYMRPPLSKELWFSDDSSVVDTLRFKQWNGKERSIYFQPPSFYISPQDLEKVENGGVAVLTGKKVVHMDVRGNKVTLSDNTEISYDKCLIATGGVPRNLQVIERAGEEVTKRTTLFRKVEDFKALDKVSRYTKSITIIGGGFLGSELACALGRRSADSDLEVIQMFPEKGNMGKVLPEYLSNWTTAKVKSEGVKVITEALVKDVSYKDGKVEIKLKDGRVVKTDHIVAAVGLDPSVELAKSAGLEVDSDFGGYRVNAELQARSNIWVAGDAACFYDIRLGRRRVEHHDHAVVSGRLAGENMTGANKPYWHQSMFWSDLGPDVGYEAIGIVDSSLPTVGVFAKATAKDTPKAATEKSGTGIRSESETEGTASSPVASSSPAPPPVLQQKDDYGKGVIFYLRDKVVVGIILWNVFNRMPVARKIIKDGEEHADLNEVAKLFNIHED; from the exons ATGTGGACGTGTAAAGCCATGTGGAAGAAGCTAGCCCCACTCGCCAGAGCCTCTTCAACTGTGTACCGGCAAAATGCAAGGAGAGCAG TGTTGAACAATGAAAGAGGACTGCCACTGGTTCCACAGGCCCACATGTCCTCAGGAACTCCAGGGAGTGGAGGGGACAACAACTTATACTACCTCCTGGTGGGAGCAACCTGTGTAGGGGGAGGATTTTAT GCTTACCGTACCATCAAAGGAGACAAAGATCGATATCAGGAACGAATTGATGAAATTGCTTCCAGACCAAATAAGGTAGTCCCAGAACAACCAATGACATACCTGACCTCAGAGGCCCCAG GCGAACAAGCTgctgaaactccacaag AGACCTTTGAGGAGGTTTTTGAGCAGGGTTCTGGCTCTGAGCCTATAGCAGCTGAGAGTGAAGCCCCGCTTTCAGCTGTGGAGGAGAGCTCCCCACCCCCAGAGGAACCTACCCCCTGTGAAACAACGGAACTATCTCCAG AAACGTCCCCTGAAGTTGCTGCAGTGGAACCAGAGGAGCCTCCTGCCACGCCAGAGGCTGAGATTG CACCTGAACCGGTGGTAGAACCAGCCCCTGAAGAATCAGTAGGGACGCCTGCTGCTGAACCAGTAGTTGAAAGTG AAGCAGCACCTTTAGCTGAATCCGTCCCAGAAGAAGCAGTGGAGCGGCCAAGTGCTCCAGCTCTGAGTG AACCTTCAGTGGAACCGTCCCCCATAGAGGTTACAGAAGAGCCTCTTGCTCCCATTGTGGAGAGTG AACCAGCACCAGTAGCAGAAAGCCCTCCTGCAGAAACAGCAGAGCCGCAAACTACGACTGAGACAGAGAGTG CTCCAGCTGCGGAACCTGCAACCATTGCAGCCGCCGAGGTCCCTGCACCCACCCCTGTAGGGTTTCCCTCACATGCCCCCTACCTCTTGATTGGCGGAGGCACGGCCTCCTTCGCTGCAGCACGCTCCATCAGGGCCAGGGACCCAGGAGCCAGG GTATTGATTATCACTGATGAACCAGACCTTCCATACATGAGGCCTCCTCTCTCCAAGGAGCTGTGGTTCTCTGATGATTCCAGTGTGGTTGACACCCTGCGCTTCAAACAGTGGAACGGCAAggagaggag CATCTACTTCCAGCCTCCCTCATTCTACATCAGTCCTCAGGATTTGGAGAAAGTGGAGAATGGAGGAGTGGCTGTGCTCACTGGGAAAAAG GTGGTGCACATGGACGTGAGGGGAAACAAAGTGACACTGAGTGACAACACTGAGATCTCCTATGATAAGTGCCTGATTGCCACAG GTGGAGTCCCAAGGAATCTGCAAGTGATTGAGAGAGCCGGAGAAGAGGTGACAAAGAGGACTACACTGTTTAGAAAG GTTGAAGATTTCAAAGCGTTGGATAAGGTCTCCAGGTACACCAAATCCATCACCATCATTGGAGGAGGGTTCTTGGGGAGTGAGCTGGCCTGTGCCCTTGGCAGGAGAT CTGCTGATTCTGATCTGGAGGTAATCCAGATGTTCCCTGAGAAGGGCAACATGGGGAAGGTGCTGCCTGAGTATCTGAGTAACTGGACAACAGCCAAAGTCAAGAGTG AGGGAGTGAAGGTCATCACAGAAGCGTTGGTAAAAGATGTAAGCTACAAAGATGGCAAAGTGGAGATCAAACTGAAGGATGGTCGTGTGGTGAAGACGGACCATATTGTTGCAGCTGTTGGGCTGGATCCCAGTGTAGAGCTGGCCAAGTCAGCAGGTCTGGAGGTAGACTCTGACTTTGGGGGCTATCGGGTCAACGCAGAACTGCAGGCTAGGTCCAATATATGGGTG GCAGGTGATGCAGCGTGCTTCTATGACATCAGACTGGGCCGCAGGCGAGTGGAGCACCATGACCATGCAGTTGTGAGCGGCAGGCTAGCCGGAGAGAACATGACGGGAGCCAACAAGCCCTACTGGCATCAGTCCATGTTCTG GAGTGACCTGGGGCCTGATGTAGGCTATGAGGCCATTGGGATAGTAGACAGTAGCCTTCCAACTGTTGGAGTGTTTGCCAAAGCCACTGCTAAGGACACCCCCAAAGCTGCCACAGAGAAGTCCG GAACTGGAATCCGTTCGGAGAGTGAGACTGAGGGGACGGCCAGTAGCCCTGTAGCCTCCTCTTCCCCTGCACCCCCTCCAGTACTCCAGCAGAAGGACGACTATGGGAAAGGAGTGATCTTCTATCTGCGAGACAAAGTGGTGGTGGGCATTATCCTGTGGAACGTGTTCAACAGAATGCCCGTCGCAAGGAAG ATCATCAAAGATGGAGAGGAACACGCAGATCTGAATGAAGTGGCTAAGCTCTTCAACATTCACGAGGACTGA
- the LOC121579919 gene encoding apoptosis-inducing factor 1, mitochondrial isoform X3: MWTCKAMWKKLAPLARASSTVYRQNARRAVLNNERGLPLVPQAHMSSGTPGSGGDNNLYYLLVGATCVGGGFYAYRTIKGDKDRYQERIDEIASRPNKVVPEQPMTYLTSEAPGEQAAETPQAESEAPLSAVEESSPPPEEPTPCETTELSPETSPEVAAVEPEEPPATPEAEIAPEPVVEPAPEESVGTPAAEPVVESEAAPLAESVPEEAVERPSAPALSEPSVEPSPIEVTEEPLAPIVESEPAPVAESPPAETAEPQTTTETESAPAAEPATIAAAEVPAPTPVGFPSHAPYLLIGGGTASFAAARSIRARDPGARVLIITDEPDLPYMRPPLSKELWFSDDSSVVDTLRFKQWNGKERSIYFQPPSFYISPQDLEKVENGGVAVLTGKKVVHMDVRGNKVTLSDNTEISYDKCLIATGGVPRNLQVIERAGEEVTKRTTLFRKVEDFKALDKVSRYTKSITIIGGGFLGSELACALGRRSADSDLEVIQMFPEKGNMGKVLPEYLSNWTTAKVKSEGVKVITEALVKDVSYKDGKVEIKLKDGRVVKTDHIVAAVGLDPSVELAKSAGLEVDSDFGGYRVNAELQARSNIWVAGDAACFYDIRLGRRRVEHHDHAVVSGRLAGENMTGANKPYWHQSMFWSDLGPDVGYEAIGIVDSSLPTVGVFAKATAKDTPKAATEKSGTGIRSESETEGTASSPVASSSPAPPPVLQQKDDYGKGVIFYLRDKVVVGIILWNVFNRMPVARKIIKDGEEHADLNEVAKLFNIHED, encoded by the exons ATGTGGACGTGTAAAGCCATGTGGAAGAAGCTAGCCCCACTCGCCAGAGCCTCTTCAACTGTGTACCGGCAAAATGCAAGGAGAGCAG TGTTGAACAATGAAAGAGGACTGCCACTGGTTCCACAGGCCCACATGTCCTCAGGAACTCCAGGGAGTGGAGGGGACAACAACTTATACTACCTCCTGGTGGGAGCAACCTGTGTAGGGGGAGGATTTTAT GCTTACCGTACCATCAAAGGAGACAAAGATCGATATCAGGAACGAATTGATGAAATTGCTTCCAGACCAAATAAGGTAGTCCCAGAACAACCAATGACATACCTGACCTCAGAGGCCCCAG GCGAACAAGCTgctgaaactccacaag CTGAGAGTGAAGCCCCGCTTTCAGCTGTGGAGGAGAGCTCCCCACCCCCAGAGGAACCTACCCCCTGTGAAACAACGGAACTATCTCCAG AAACGTCCCCTGAAGTTGCTGCAGTGGAACCAGAGGAGCCTCCTGCCACGCCAGAGGCTGAGATTG CACCTGAACCGGTGGTAGAACCAGCCCCTGAAGAATCAGTAGGGACGCCTGCTGCTGAACCAGTAGTTGAAAGTG AAGCAGCACCTTTAGCTGAATCCGTCCCAGAAGAAGCAGTGGAGCGGCCAAGTGCTCCAGCTCTGAGTG AACCTTCAGTGGAACCGTCCCCCATAGAGGTTACAGAAGAGCCTCTTGCTCCCATTGTGGAGAGTG AACCAGCACCAGTAGCAGAAAGCCCTCCTGCAGAAACAGCAGAGCCGCAAACTACGACTGAGACAGAGAGTG CTCCAGCTGCGGAACCTGCAACCATTGCAGCCGCCGAGGTCCCTGCACCCACCCCTGTAGGGTTTCCCTCACATGCCCCCTACCTCTTGATTGGCGGAGGCACGGCCTCCTTCGCTGCAGCACGCTCCATCAGGGCCAGGGACCCAGGAGCCAGG GTATTGATTATCACTGATGAACCAGACCTTCCATACATGAGGCCTCCTCTCTCCAAGGAGCTGTGGTTCTCTGATGATTCCAGTGTGGTTGACACCCTGCGCTTCAAACAGTGGAACGGCAAggagaggag CATCTACTTCCAGCCTCCCTCATTCTACATCAGTCCTCAGGATTTGGAGAAAGTGGAGAATGGAGGAGTGGCTGTGCTCACTGGGAAAAAG GTGGTGCACATGGACGTGAGGGGAAACAAAGTGACACTGAGTGACAACACTGAGATCTCCTATGATAAGTGCCTGATTGCCACAG GTGGAGTCCCAAGGAATCTGCAAGTGATTGAGAGAGCCGGAGAAGAGGTGACAAAGAGGACTACACTGTTTAGAAAG GTTGAAGATTTCAAAGCGTTGGATAAGGTCTCCAGGTACACCAAATCCATCACCATCATTGGAGGAGGGTTCTTGGGGAGTGAGCTGGCCTGTGCCCTTGGCAGGAGAT CTGCTGATTCTGATCTGGAGGTAATCCAGATGTTCCCTGAGAAGGGCAACATGGGGAAGGTGCTGCCTGAGTATCTGAGTAACTGGACAACAGCCAAAGTCAAGAGTG AGGGAGTGAAGGTCATCACAGAAGCGTTGGTAAAAGATGTAAGCTACAAAGATGGCAAAGTGGAGATCAAACTGAAGGATGGTCGTGTGGTGAAGACGGACCATATTGTTGCAGCTGTTGGGCTGGATCCCAGTGTAGAGCTGGCCAAGTCAGCAGGTCTGGAGGTAGACTCTGACTTTGGGGGCTATCGGGTCAACGCAGAACTGCAGGCTAGGTCCAATATATGGGTG GCAGGTGATGCAGCGTGCTTCTATGACATCAGACTGGGCCGCAGGCGAGTGGAGCACCATGACCATGCAGTTGTGAGCGGCAGGCTAGCCGGAGAGAACATGACGGGAGCCAACAAGCCCTACTGGCATCAGTCCATGTTCTG GAGTGACCTGGGGCCTGATGTAGGCTATGAGGCCATTGGGATAGTAGACAGTAGCCTTCCAACTGTTGGAGTGTTTGCCAAAGCCACTGCTAAGGACACCCCCAAAGCTGCCACAGAGAAGTCCG GAACTGGAATCCGTTCGGAGAGTGAGACTGAGGGGACGGCCAGTAGCCCTGTAGCCTCCTCTTCCCCTGCACCCCCTCCAGTACTCCAGCAGAAGGACGACTATGGGAAAGGAGTGATCTTCTATCTGCGAGACAAAGTGGTGGTGGGCATTATCCTGTGGAACGTGTTCAACAGAATGCCCGTCGCAAGGAAG ATCATCAAAGATGGAGAGGAACACGCAGATCTGAATGAAGTGGCTAAGCTCTTCAACATTCACGAGGACTGA
- the LOC121579919 gene encoding apoptosis-inducing factor 1, mitochondrial isoform X4 produces MWTCKAMWKKLAPLARASSTVYRQNARRAVLNNERGLPLVPQAHMSSGTPGSGGDNNLYYLLVGATCVGGGFYAYRTIKGDKDRYQERIDEIASRPNKVVPEQPMTYLTSEAPGEQAAETPQETSPEVAAVEPEEPPATPEAEIAPEPVVEPAPEESVGTPAAEPVVESEAAPLAESVPEEAVERPSAPALSEPSVEPSPIEVTEEPLAPIVESEPAPVAESPPAETAEPQTTTETESAPAAEPATIAAAEVPAPTPVGFPSHAPYLLIGGGTASFAAARSIRARDPGARVLIITDEPDLPYMRPPLSKELWFSDDSSVVDTLRFKQWNGKERSIYFQPPSFYISPQDLEKVENGGVAVLTGKKVVHMDVRGNKVTLSDNTEISYDKCLIATGGVPRNLQVIERAGEEVTKRTTLFRKVEDFKALDKVSRYTKSITIIGGGFLGSELACALGRRSADSDLEVIQMFPEKGNMGKVLPEYLSNWTTAKVKSEGVKVITEALVKDVSYKDGKVEIKLKDGRVVKTDHIVAAVGLDPSVELAKSAGLEVDSDFGGYRVNAELQARSNIWVAGDAACFYDIRLGRRRVEHHDHAVVSGRLAGENMTGANKPYWHQSMFWSDLGPDVGYEAIGIVDSSLPTVGVFAKATAKDTPKAATEKSGTGIRSESETEGTASSPVASSSPAPPPVLQQKDDYGKGVIFYLRDKVVVGIILWNVFNRMPVARKIIKDGEEHADLNEVAKLFNIHED; encoded by the exons ATGTGGACGTGTAAAGCCATGTGGAAGAAGCTAGCCCCACTCGCCAGAGCCTCTTCAACTGTGTACCGGCAAAATGCAAGGAGAGCAG TGTTGAACAATGAAAGAGGACTGCCACTGGTTCCACAGGCCCACATGTCCTCAGGAACTCCAGGGAGTGGAGGGGACAACAACTTATACTACCTCCTGGTGGGAGCAACCTGTGTAGGGGGAGGATTTTAT GCTTACCGTACCATCAAAGGAGACAAAGATCGATATCAGGAACGAATTGATGAAATTGCTTCCAGACCAAATAAGGTAGTCCCAGAACAACCAATGACATACCTGACCTCAGAGGCCCCAG GCGAACAAGCTgctgaaactccacaag AAACGTCCCCTGAAGTTGCTGCAGTGGAACCAGAGGAGCCTCCTGCCACGCCAGAGGCTGAGATTG CACCTGAACCGGTGGTAGAACCAGCCCCTGAAGAATCAGTAGGGACGCCTGCTGCTGAACCAGTAGTTGAAAGTG AAGCAGCACCTTTAGCTGAATCCGTCCCAGAAGAAGCAGTGGAGCGGCCAAGTGCTCCAGCTCTGAGTG AACCTTCAGTGGAACCGTCCCCCATAGAGGTTACAGAAGAGCCTCTTGCTCCCATTGTGGAGAGTG AACCAGCACCAGTAGCAGAAAGCCCTCCTGCAGAAACAGCAGAGCCGCAAACTACGACTGAGACAGAGAGTG CTCCAGCTGCGGAACCTGCAACCATTGCAGCCGCCGAGGTCCCTGCACCCACCCCTGTAGGGTTTCCCTCACATGCCCCCTACCTCTTGATTGGCGGAGGCACGGCCTCCTTCGCTGCAGCACGCTCCATCAGGGCCAGGGACCCAGGAGCCAGG GTATTGATTATCACTGATGAACCAGACCTTCCATACATGAGGCCTCCTCTCTCCAAGGAGCTGTGGTTCTCTGATGATTCCAGTGTGGTTGACACCCTGCGCTTCAAACAGTGGAACGGCAAggagaggag CATCTACTTCCAGCCTCCCTCATTCTACATCAGTCCTCAGGATTTGGAGAAAGTGGAGAATGGAGGAGTGGCTGTGCTCACTGGGAAAAAG GTGGTGCACATGGACGTGAGGGGAAACAAAGTGACACTGAGTGACAACACTGAGATCTCCTATGATAAGTGCCTGATTGCCACAG GTGGAGTCCCAAGGAATCTGCAAGTGATTGAGAGAGCCGGAGAAGAGGTGACAAAGAGGACTACACTGTTTAGAAAG GTTGAAGATTTCAAAGCGTTGGATAAGGTCTCCAGGTACACCAAATCCATCACCATCATTGGAGGAGGGTTCTTGGGGAGTGAGCTGGCCTGTGCCCTTGGCAGGAGAT CTGCTGATTCTGATCTGGAGGTAATCCAGATGTTCCCTGAGAAGGGCAACATGGGGAAGGTGCTGCCTGAGTATCTGAGTAACTGGACAACAGCCAAAGTCAAGAGTG AGGGAGTGAAGGTCATCACAGAAGCGTTGGTAAAAGATGTAAGCTACAAAGATGGCAAAGTGGAGATCAAACTGAAGGATGGTCGTGTGGTGAAGACGGACCATATTGTTGCAGCTGTTGGGCTGGATCCCAGTGTAGAGCTGGCCAAGTCAGCAGGTCTGGAGGTAGACTCTGACTTTGGGGGCTATCGGGTCAACGCAGAACTGCAGGCTAGGTCCAATATATGGGTG GCAGGTGATGCAGCGTGCTTCTATGACATCAGACTGGGCCGCAGGCGAGTGGAGCACCATGACCATGCAGTTGTGAGCGGCAGGCTAGCCGGAGAGAACATGACGGGAGCCAACAAGCCCTACTGGCATCAGTCCATGTTCTG GAGTGACCTGGGGCCTGATGTAGGCTATGAGGCCATTGGGATAGTAGACAGTAGCCTTCCAACTGTTGGAGTGTTTGCCAAAGCCACTGCTAAGGACACCCCCAAAGCTGCCACAGAGAAGTCCG GAACTGGAATCCGTTCGGAGAGTGAGACTGAGGGGACGGCCAGTAGCCCTGTAGCCTCCTCTTCCCCTGCACCCCCTCCAGTACTCCAGCAGAAGGACGACTATGGGAAAGGAGTGATCTTCTATCTGCGAGACAAAGTGGTGGTGGGCATTATCCTGTGGAACGTGTTCAACAGAATGCCCGTCGCAAGGAAG ATCATCAAAGATGGAGAGGAACACGCAGATCTGAATGAAGTGGCTAAGCTCTTCAACATTCACGAGGACTGA
- the LOC121579918 gene encoding glycine receptor subunit alpha-4 isoform X2: MLSLVLWMVWVSSVCFLQGRPGSCKEMKLPSRVGKAPSPSDFLDKLMGRTSGYDARIRPNFKGPPVNVTINLFINSFGSITETTMDYRLNVFLRQQWNDPRLAYKEYPDDSLDLDPSMLDSIWKPDLFFANEKGANFHEVTTDNKLLRIFQNGNVLYSIRLTLILSCPMDLMNFPMDIQTCSMQLESFGYTMNDLCFQWLDIGPVQVADDLMLPQFVLKEEKDLGYCTKHYNTGKFACIEVKFHLERQMGYYLIQMYIPSLLTVILSWVSFWINMDAAPARVGLGITTVLTMTTQSSGSRASLPKVSYVKAIDIWMAVCLLFVFAALLEYAAVNFVSRQHREFFRLRKRIKEQQRQRTRSGSGESSQVKGAGAGGAEPGLFSP; the protein is encoded by the exons ATGCTTTCACTAGTCCTATGGATGGTATGGGTTTCGTCTGTCTGCTTTCTCCAAGGCAG GCCTGGGTCCTGTAAGGAGATGAAGCTACCTAGCAGGGTAGGGAAGGCCCCTTCCCCATCTGATTTTCTGGATAAACTTATGGGAAGGACATCTGGGTATGACGCCCGCATTAGACCCAACTTCAAAG GTCCTCCTGTGAATGTCACCATTAACCTCTTCATCAACAGCTTTGGTTCCATCACAGAAACCACAATG gaTTATCGTCTCAATGTGTTTCTACGTCAACAATGGAACGACCCGCGACTGGCCTATAAGGAGTACCCTGATGACTCTCTGGACCTGGATCCTTCCATGTTGGACTCCATCTGGAAACCTGACCTTTTCTTTGCCAATGAAAAGGGGGCAAACTTTCACGAAGTCACCACAGACAACAAACTGCTGCGGATATTCCAAAATGGGAATGTCCTCTACAGTATCAG GTTAACTCTGATCCTGTCCTGCCCCATGGATCTGATGAATTTCCCCATGGACATTCAGACGTGCTCTATGCAGCTGGAAAGCT TTGGCTACACCATGAATGACCTGTGTTTCCAGTGGCTGGACATTGGTCCTGTCCAGGTGGCAGATGACCTGATGCTTCCTCAGTTTGTGTTGAAAGAGGAGAAAGACTTGGGCTACTGCACCAAGCACTACAACACAG GTAAATTTGCCTGCATcgaggtaaagttccacctggagaGACAGATGGGCTACTACCTGATCCAGATGTACATCCCCAGCCTGCTAACAGTCATCCTCTCCTGGGTCTCCTTCTGGATCAACATGGACGCCGCCCCGGCTAGAGTGGGCCTTGGTATCACCACAGTGCTCACCATGACAACCCAAAGCTCTGGGTCCAGGGCATCCCTGCCTAAG GTGTCTTATGTGAAGGCCATCGATATCTGGATGGCTGTGTGTCTTCTTTTTGTGTTCGCTGCACTGCTGGAGTATGCAGCAGTAAACTTTGTTTCACGGCAGCACAGAGAGTTCTTCAGACTGAGGAAAAGGATCAAAGAACAACAGCGGCAGAGAACT